From the Gasterosteus aculeatus chromosome 13, fGasAcu3.hap1.1, whole genome shotgun sequence genome, one window contains:
- the LOC120830358 gene encoding P2X purinoceptor 4a isoform X1 has protein sequence MGKNAGCFQGCLHYMFDYETSKTLVIPNLGVGCFFRFSQLLIVLYVVGYVCMVQKAYQETDSAISSVTTKVKGFAFTNTSDTDPRFWDVADYVIPSQGDNSFFVLTNMVITPLQTQSRCPEIPNPSTTCVDDCDCIEGYNDPRGNGIRTGLCENYSTTAQTCQVHSWCPLEIDTKLPEHALLAAAENFTVLIKNTITYPKFNFHRRNIRPHINSSYLRACEYNRATDPDCPIFRLKHVVSEAGEDFQDMAVKGGILGIMIDWSCDLDWWAGKCLPKYSFRRLDSKHPVNNVAPGYNFRFAKYYKNRDGRETRSLIKAYGIRFDVIVFGTAGKFGIVPTIVNMGAALSFLSLRSLQQMESHISRRGRRYRTCVDGNELRNPIACSHLLFILGGIVPLPV, from the exons ATGGGCAAGAATGCAGGCTGCTTCCAGGGCTGTCTGCACTACATGTTTGATTATGAAACCTCCAAAACGCTGGTTATTCCAAATCTAGGGGTAGGATGCTTTTTCAGGTTTTCCCAGCTTCTGATAGTCCTGTACGTTGTGGG GTACGTGTGCATGGTGCAGAAGGCCTACCAGGAGACGGACTCGGCCATCAGCAGCGTCACCACCAAGGTCAAAGGCTTCGCCTTCACCAACACGTCTGACACGGACCCCCGGTTTTGGGATGTGGCCGATTATGTCATCCCGTCTCAG GGTGATaattcattctttgttttaaccaATATGGTTATTACCCCCCTTCAAACTCAGTCACGCTGTCCAGAG ATCCCCAACCCATCCACCACTTGTGTGGATGACTGTGACTGTATCGAGGGATACAACGACCCCCGAGGCAATG GCATACGGACAGGACTGTGTGAGAACTATTCCACCACGGCACAGACCTGTCAAGTGCACTCGTGGTGCCCTCTTGAGATAGACACGAAGCTTCCAGA ACACGCACTGCTGGCTGCAGCGGAGAACTTCACTGTGTTGATCAAAAACACCATAACTTACCCAAAGTTCAACTTCCACCG AAGAAACATACGGCCACATATTAACTCCTCATACCTGAGGGCGTGTGAATACAATCGTGCAACAGACCCCGACTGCCCCATATTCCGCCTCAAACACGTCGTTTCAGAGGCCGGAGAGGATTTTCAAGACATGGCTGTGAAG GGCGGGATCCTCGGTATCATGATTGACTGGAGCTGTGACCTGGACTGGTGGGCAGGGAAATGTTTGCCCAAGTACAGCTTCCGCAGGCTGGACAGCAAACATCCTGTTAACAATGTGGCACCTGGATACAACTTCAG GTTTGCAAAATACTACAAGAACCGAGATGGAAGGGAGACAAGAAGCTTGATCAAAGCATACGGGATCCGGTTCGACGTCATTGTCTTTGGAACT GCAGGGAAATTTGGAATCGTACCAACCATAGTGAACATGGGTGCGGCATTGTCATTCCTCAGTTTG agatctTTACAGCAAATGGAAAGTCACATATCTAGACGAGGACGCCGTTACCGGACCT GTGTCGATGGGAACGAGCTACGGAACCCAATAGCATGCTcacatttactttttattttggggggaaTTGTTCCTCTTCCAGTGTGA
- the LOC120830358 gene encoding P2X purinoceptor 4a isoform X2, protein MGKNAGCFQGCLHYMFDYETSKTLVIPNLGVGCFFRFSQLLIVLYVVGYVCMVQKAYQETDSAISSVTTKVKGFAFTNTSDTDPRFWDVADYVIPSQGDNSFFVLTNMVITPLQTQSRCPEIPNPSTTCVDDCDCIEGYNDPRGNGIRTGLCENYSTTAQTCQVHSWCPLEIDTKLPEHALLAAAENFTVLIKNTITYPKFNFHRRNIRPHINSSYLRACEYNRATDPDCPIFRLKHVVSEAGEDFQDMAVKGGILGIMIDWSCDLDWWAGKCLPKYSFRRLDSKHPVNNVAPGYNFRFAKYYKNRDGRETRSLIKAYGIRFDVIVFGTAGKFGIVPTIVNMGAALSFLSLLPMVSDWFMLTFMKKRDLYSKWKVTYLDEDAVTGPVSMGTSYGTQ, encoded by the exons ATGGGCAAGAATGCAGGCTGCTTCCAGGGCTGTCTGCACTACATGTTTGATTATGAAACCTCCAAAACGCTGGTTATTCCAAATCTAGGGGTAGGATGCTTTTTCAGGTTTTCCCAGCTTCTGATAGTCCTGTACGTTGTGGG GTACGTGTGCATGGTGCAGAAGGCCTACCAGGAGACGGACTCGGCCATCAGCAGCGTCACCACCAAGGTCAAAGGCTTCGCCTTCACCAACACGTCTGACACGGACCCCCGGTTTTGGGATGTGGCCGATTATGTCATCCCGTCTCAG GGTGATaattcattctttgttttaaccaATATGGTTATTACCCCCCTTCAAACTCAGTCACGCTGTCCAGAG ATCCCCAACCCATCCACCACTTGTGTGGATGACTGTGACTGTATCGAGGGATACAACGACCCCCGAGGCAATG GCATACGGACAGGACTGTGTGAGAACTATTCCACCACGGCACAGACCTGTCAAGTGCACTCGTGGTGCCCTCTTGAGATAGACACGAAGCTTCCAGA ACACGCACTGCTGGCTGCAGCGGAGAACTTCACTGTGTTGATCAAAAACACCATAACTTACCCAAAGTTCAACTTCCACCG AAGAAACATACGGCCACATATTAACTCCTCATACCTGAGGGCGTGTGAATACAATCGTGCAACAGACCCCGACTGCCCCATATTCCGCCTCAAACACGTCGTTTCAGAGGCCGGAGAGGATTTTCAAGACATGGCTGTGAAG GGCGGGATCCTCGGTATCATGATTGACTGGAGCTGTGACCTGGACTGGTGGGCAGGGAAATGTTTGCCCAAGTACAGCTTCCGCAGGCTGGACAGCAAACATCCTGTTAACAATGTGGCACCTGGATACAACTTCAG GTTTGCAAAATACTACAAGAACCGAGATGGAAGGGAGACAAGAAGCTTGATCAAAGCATACGGGATCCGGTTCGACGTCATTGTCTTTGGAACT GCAGGGAAATTTGGAATCGTACCAACCATAGTGAACATGGGTGCGGCATTGTCATTCCTCAGTTTG CTTCCTATGGTTTCTGACTGGTTTATGTTGACattcatgaaaaaaagagatctTTACAGCAAATGGAAAGTCACATATCTAGACGAGGACGCCGTTACCGGACCT GTGTCGATGGGAACGAGCTACGGAACCCAATAG